A single window of Pungitius pungitius chromosome 20, fPunPun2.1, whole genome shotgun sequence DNA harbors:
- the fndc1 gene encoding fibronectin type III domain-containing protein 1 isoform X2 — MSPQSVLISWVDPAVEMGKVGPEEIRSYTIRYREKGESARWEYKDSNQRRMMIDTLSADGMYEFSVRITQRENHGKWSVSVFQRTPESAPSGPPENFEVKPLRGKGTAVIATWDPPEEPNGRIREYILSYAPAMKPFGMKSVTHRGSSSTATLDGLTPGERYIFKIRATNRRGQGPQSKVLSVVMPGSSSAASTFTKSKDSRSTVHAPSKQDTDHDESEVQSTKGTEERTTTQQPPRPRSAAPAIRRGRPLSQSRSYHNVFSSVRGSVRNAVTRGSSRGRAQGKEDKDEEEKNIVTTASPVEETTTMEVAREKKEPDNNVSPEFEDEVPRTTETPSLKVLTHSPTIPHPKPPPRRPIKIRVHKKTESKAASSSSSKSFSASSSPTSPAPTFSFDPSASPTPPPQIQESAATRNDYVALSHPETKETYDKHSTTQTKPSSTLVKDTNSQQAEGTSVGRGSFATDRTKGTGSRYGYSRKHPGSVFRGNSTRLLNGYKPAVTSQFNSPSGTSNRGSSNRGTSNRGTSSNARSAATSRSALQDRTPPERDTTHGEGGDDSNHKGTGAEVTKKQEPTSSPSQTTEEERGEEVAKKERSSDKPVVSRTGISPSFAARYPWLARRYPGRFGSTKSSAKAPVTGTSSSAAAGRSVLRGTPGGASGATGAAGVSTIQDTSDDLRAPDSLKNGVGAALVKPSLTNKNTASSDARNPTTSSSSSSPSSSETSSTSDSRHSSGRQTASNEPVPQETSNSNKNNDQNKNYLDGEKGGKYDKVASTSADPNLPVEDNDSVDTGETFSRKRPVLPSGGTHANRRPGAGGNRLPIRSKPAQNSKLGSSTSGSSSSSSDSSSSNLPQVVLTSDRDVSSDTTVSKTGGLIGGNSQATSSSSASSSSSRGQGGRPRYPMVRGKPTNGGQLKPANGNGKNGRPNLTATSDKDSSSARETSKAVGQRFITGPDGTKWIVDLEQGLLMNQDGRVLQDSQGRPKRVVLGADGRTIFDDMGSPLLNQEGMALFGHGRDSRPVVNPKDKVLMLGGRPVVGLDRPRLSTTTTAPTTTTTAPTTTYDPTTTGMEESTAAPPFPTCPPGTFSKTDEYGYPLLDTEGILDCYPEEESSGMEMDVMVTGTLVPDALDLKKDELLVQTTMQPTTTTTEIPTPEPDTRTSNHGPSSELDLGGKKRFTAPYVNYIQKDPASPCSLTEALEYLQVDVLENLIEKDSLAANQNQPPKHKPHNLTVVAMEGCHSFIILDWGRPLRDDMVSGYMVHSASYDDVLNNRWSSKPSSGSHLPLENLKPNSRYYFKVQAKNVFGLGPVSDTLTYVTESDDPLLIERPPGGEPIWIPFTFKYNSAHSSCKGSQYVKRTWYRKFVGVVLCNSLRYKIFMGDGLREPFYSIGDTFGQGEDQCQFVDSYRDGRTGPAYLSNNLPSAQGYFRAYRQQPVSFGVIGRRTPHPFVGWYECGVPIPGKW, encoded by the exons ATGTCTCCTCAGTCAGTCCTCATCTCCTGGGTTGACCCCGCCGTTGAGATGGGAAAGGTCGGCCCGGAGGAAATCAG ATCCTACACAATCAGGTACAGGGAGAAGGGCGAGTCAGCGCGGTGGGAGTACAAAGACAGCAACCAAAGGAGGATGATGATAGACACACTGTCTGCTGACGGCATGTACGAGTTCTCTGTCAGAATCACTCAGAGAGAAAACCATGGAAAGTGGAGCGTCTCCGTCTTTCAAAGGACCCCTGAGTCAG CACCATCTGGGCCACCGGAGAACTTTGAGGTGAAGCCACTAAGAGGGAAAGGAACTGCTGTCATAGCAACATGGGATCCACCTGAAGAACCCAATGGGAGGATACGAG AGTACATCCTGTCTTATGCCCCTGCTATGAAGCCATTTGGAATGAAAAGTGTGACACaccgcggcagcagcagcacagccacCTTGGATGGTCTCACGCCGGGAGAACGGTACATCTTCAAGATAAGAGCCACCAACAGGAGGGGGCAGGGACCACAGAGCAAAGTCCTCAGTGTTGTCATGCCGGGAT CCAGCAGCGCTGCCTCGACGTTCACAAAATCCAAGGACAGCCGGAGTACTGTCCACGCGCCTTCCAAACAGGATACTGACCACGATGAATCGGAGGTCCAGTCCACAAAGGGGACGGAAGAAAGAACAACCACTCAGCAGCCCCCTCGGCCACGCTCTGCGGCACCTGCCATCAGGCGCGGGCGCCCACTTTCCCAGTCGCGCTCCTACCACAACGTCTTCTCCTCAGTAAGAGGATCGGTCAGGAACGCAGTGACCAGAGGGTCGTCCAGAGGGAGAGCTCAAGGTAAAGAAGATAAGGATGAGGAAGAAAAGAACATTGTCACAACAGCATCTCCGGTTGAGGAGACGACAACCATGGAGGTTGCACGGGAGAAAAAAGAACCGGATAACAATGTTTCCCCTGAATTTGAAGATGAAGTGCCTCGGACTACTGAAACTCCCAGCCTCAAAGTTTTGACGCACTCCCCAACGATACCACATCCCAAACCTCCTCCTAGGAGACCCATTAAGATCCGGGtccataaaaaaacagaatccaaagctgcttcctcttcttcgtctAAATCTTTTTCCGCCTCATCTTCTCCCACCTCCCCGGCTCCCACCTTTTCTTTTGATCCCTCCGCGTCTCCTACTCCCCCCCCACAAATCCAAGAGTCGGCCGCAACTAGAAATGATTACGTGGCTTTGTCGCATCCAGAGACTAAAGAAACGTACGATAAACACAGCACAACACAGACTAAACCCTCCTCTACACTTGTAAAAGACACCAATTCACAGCAAGCGGAGGGTACATCTGTTGGAAGAGGTTCGTTTGCCACGGATCGCACGAAGGGGACCGGCTCTAGATACGGTTACAGCCGAAAACATCCTGGAAGTGTGTTTAGAGGGAATTCAACCCGACTGCTGAACGGTTACAAACCCGCCGTAACCTCACAGTTCAATTCACCGAGCGGAACTTCAAACCGAGGATCTTCAAACCGAGGGACTTCAAACCGAGGGACTTCTTCGAACGCGCGGAGCGCCGCAACGTCGCGGTCCGCTTTACAAGACAGGACGCCGCCTGAGCGAGACACAACCCACGGGGAGGGAGGTGACGACAGCAATCACAAAGGCACAGGCGCAGAAGTAACCAAAAAGCAAGAGCCTACTTCAAGCCCCTCGCAAAccacggaggaggagagaggggaggaagtgGCAAAGAAGGAGAGAAGTAGTGATAAACCTGTGGTCTCTCGTACAGGCATCAGCCCGTCGTTTGCTGCCAGATACCCTTGGCTGGCTCGCCGTTATCCTGGCAGGTTTGGTTCGACGAAATCTTCCGCTAAGGCCCCTGTGACCGGGACGTCGTCCTCCGCCGCGGCTGGTCGATCCGTCTTGAGGGGGACGCCTGGTGGGGCGTCAGGGGCAACAGGTGCTGCAGGAGTGTCCACCATACAGGACACTAGTGACGATCTACGAGCTCCTGACTCACTGAAGAATGGAGTGGGCGCGGCTTTAGTTAAGCCTTCTTTGACCAATAAAAATACAGCCTCTAGTGATGCTAGAAATCCTACtacctcatcctcttcatcgtcTCCCTCTTCGTCAGAAACTTCTTCGACCTCTGATTCACGTCATTCCTCGGGGAGACAAACAGCCTCAAATGAGCCAGTCCCTCAAGAAACCTCTAATAGTAATAAGAATAATGATCAAAATAAGAACTACCTAGATGGGGAAAAAGGTGGCAAATATGATAAAGTTGCTTCGACGTCAGCTGACCCTAACCTACCCGTTGAGGACAATGACAGTGTGGATACAGGAGAAACCTTTTCCAGGAAAAGACCTGTATTACCATCTGGAGGCACTCACGCTAATCGCCGTCCTGGCGCGGGGGGGAACCGGCTTCCCATCAGATCAAAACCAGCACAGAACTCGAAGCTGGGCTCTTCGACGTCCGggtcctcctcttcgtcatcTGATTCCTCTTCCTCAAATTTGCCCCAAGTAGTTTTGACATCAGATCGTGACGTCAGTAGCGATACCACTGTGTCAAAGACAGGGGGATTAATTGGAGGAAACTCGCAGGCGACATCGTCATCCTCAGCATCTTCATCGTCATCTCGGGGCCAGGGAGGTCGGCCTCGCTATCCCATGGTCAGAGGGAAACCAACCAACGGAGGTCAACTCAAGCCTGCAAATGGAAACG GTAAAAATGGACGTCCAAACCTGACAGCCACAAGTGACAAGGATTCCTCCTCCGCTCGGGAAACCAGCAAGGCTGTCGGACAAAGATTTATCACAGGACCGGATGGAACCAAATGG ATAGTAGACTTGGAGCAGGGGCTTCTGATGAACCAGGATGGTCGAGTTCTCCAGGACTCACAGGGCAGGCCCAAGAGAGTGGTGCTCGGAGCAGATGGACGCACGATTTTTG ACGACATGGGCAGTCCTCTGTTGAACCAGGAAGGTATGGCTCTGTTTGGCCACGGCCGAGATAGCCGGCCGGTGGTCAATCCCAAAGACAAGGTCCTCATGTTGGGGGGGAGACCCGTGGTTGGTTTGGACCGTCCTCGcctcagcaccaccaccacagctcccactACCACTACCACAGCTCCCACCACCACATATGATCCCACCACCACTGGCATGGAGGAGTCTACCGCTGCCCCTCCGTTCCCAACCTGTCCACCTGGAACCTTCTCCAAAACAGATGAATATGGGTATCCACTGCTGGATACGGAAGGAATATTGGACTGTTATCCAGAAG AGGAATCCTCAGGAATGGAGATGGACGTCATGGTTACAGGGACCTTGGTGCCTGACGCTTTAGATCTTAAGAAAG ATGAGCTCTTGGTCCAGACCACCATGCAACCCACAACCACCACGACGGAGATCCCGACTCCGGAGCCAGACACCAGAACGTCCAACCACGGCCCGTCGTCCGAGCTTGACCTCGGCGGGAAGAAGCGATTCACAG CTCCCTACGTGAACTACATCCAGAAGGACCCAGCGTCTCCTTGCTCCTTGACGGAGGCTCTGGAGTATCTCCAGGTCGACGTGTTGGAAAACCTGATCGAGAAGGACAGcctggcagccaatcagaatcagCCCCCCAAACACAAGCCTCATAACCTCACTGTGGTCGCCATGGAGGGCTGCCACTCCTTCATCATCCTGGACTGGGGTCGCCCACTGAGGGATGATATGGTGTCAG GATACATGGTCCACAGCGCTTCATATGACGACGTGCTCAACAACAGATGGTCCTCCAAACCCTCCAGCGGGAGCCACCTGCCTTTGGAGAATCTCAAACCAAACTCCAG GTACTACTTCAAAGTGCAGGCCAAGAATGTGTTCGGTTTGGGACCCGTCAGCGACACGCTCACCTACGTCACCGAATCAG aCGACCCTCTTCTCATTGAAAGACCACCTG